attaattaggcttaataaattcgtctcgcggtttactaacggattctgtaattagttttttttattagtgcccaaacacccataagatatcctatataatacctgatgtgacgcgccaaaactttacacccctaaatATAAACACTCCCTATGTTACTAGCAAATTACCTACGCGTATAATCCaacgacaaaaaaaatcatgatttaCGCACTGCACTTTCATTATTTAAAGAATGTGTAGACCGACTTTTTCCGACCCCTTTAACTATATGGATTCCTTCACTACATACTTGTAAGATCTTACCAAATAATATGGACTTATTTTGTATATAGGCACTGTTCTTTTAGGGCACGCTTAAAATTTATTCAGCATGTGGGTTTCACGAATATGGAGGGCCCATACGTTAGTGATAGAGCTGGCAGATTTACTGCCATCACCGCTACTATCTTTTAAAAGTAGTAGCGTCCTCTGGCTTTAGCACTTCCTATCAACACTAATTGTGCCACTCTATGATGTTTTTAACAGGACGGTATCAAATTTGCACAAGCTGTTTGTGACACAGAGATGAACCTGGCAAGTATTCTGTTGGTGCAGAAATCTCTTGATGAGAAACTTGCACAACACAAACTTCTTTCAAATGTTTCGCTGTTTGAGGATAAGGTTAAGGCGTGCCTCTATTGCTATTCTTTATATACGTTGAACTAGATTTTGTACCATATTTAtagctttttctttctcttacAGGAAGTGAGTCAGAGGAGTGAAGAACACAGCAAACAACTGACCGTACAGGTtattcacataaaaaaaatacatctatTTTGTTGCCACCCTAGTTTTTTCTACAGTGCCCCGTGGCCAAATTGGTCACTAACAAGAAAACCTTGAATTCCATCATTGTTTATTATATGAATACAAATCCATGGTAGTTCATCGCATTAGCATCAGTAACCATCTTGCTTGAAGAGTCTCTATTGAGACTTGAGACTGCAAAACCCTCAACGGGTTAAATCGTAGCTAGACagtgtttctttctttttttaagagagGCACCTCTTGTTCTCAAAGGCTCGGTATTGTCACATTATAACTTATCAGgttaagtaaatttcacaaaactatagatatgTTAGATCCAactattacaaaactacagatttaatgcaTTATATCACAAAACCACAAATTTAGCGtcaattttttattagaaaactacatatttaaggcaAAGTATCGTATAACGACATATTTTATATCgatattatcacaaaactatagattttagagTTCAAATCCCTAGCACTATCATTATGTTATAGCTATGAACGTTTTAGTTTTGTGATTCAATTggtactaaatctgtagtttttggATAAATTTGCAActtaatttatagttttgtaacACTGTGTCttataaatctatagttttgcgaAATTTACTTcacttttttttgaaacaaacacATCAATAATATGAAATTTCTCAACATTCCTCAAAGGAATAATTGTTAAGTTCTAGAGGGGGTTGGCTCCTGCAATTTGCTTCCTTTTCAACGAAGGCTTTCACAACTTGCGCTGTGGAAAAGTCAAAGTGCATAAACTTGTGCTACAGCAGATAGCAATATTTGTTTACTTGTCGTTGTACATCAACAATCTATTACAGATATGTTTTTGTTCTATTCCAAGTAATACCTACGTTCATCTTCAGATCCTTCTTCAAGAACTGACATGTCTGAATATACAGGACATTCAGATGAAAAAGGACGAGTTGCTTAGTGATATTCGGAGGGTTGAGATCCTTGAAGGTACCTTACGCAGCTTGCAAAAAACTAGATTTCAGAGCCAAGATAACAACATATGTGCTCAAAGGTAAGTTACTTTACCAATTTGAATataaaaatattccttttgctgtggtgtaattttttttaacccttTTTCAACTTGTAGATTGAAAGGTAGCGAGGATGGCTTTACATTATGCTACTCACCTTTAGATTTCGTTTCTTCTGCTGGCTTTTTCtatgtttattattattattatatgtaGAATGAAAGTAGCCTAATTTACAGCCCCTTCGTAGTCGGTGCTTTCAAAAATGATAAGTTTGGACCGGCCTCTTATGTATTGCATCGTGATGGAGGTTATTAATGTTTATATATTATGTAGAAAGAGAAATGCACATATCTAAGTAATTATCGTTACCATAACGAAAACGCAAATTCTGTTTTTCTTGAAGACTACGATattaatgttctttttttcacaGAAGATTGCTATTTATACCCTGACTATTTCCACAAATTCGATATGACCCTCCCAAGTCTTGCATCGTAATAGTGGTtactaaatactccctccgtttttcataatgtaagactttctagcattgcctatattcaaatagatgctaataaatctagacacataacatctatatgaatatgggtagtgctagaaagtcttacattatgaaacggaggaagtactaatgTTGGCCAACCGTATGGCATCTCAATCAGCGTTGAGCTGGTAAACAAAACTGGACTTTGAGCGAATTCAATGTCGTCCCGTCTGAAGTAACAAACGGAacaatgaaattattatttatttggttTCTTTTATGCATACAAGGAAAATGattactactactccctccgttttaggttataaaatgttttaactttggtcaaagtcaaactgcttcaaatttaactaagtttatattcaaatctataactaatataaatattcggatttttccggtcgtcacatccGTCCTTCATCGCGTTTTCGTCCGTCATTACAGACTAATTTTTCCTCATCCGATTCATGGCGCACCTCCCCTCCAAATCCCACATCCAATCCAACCCAAAAACAAAATCTCAATCTCAATCCCAATCCAAATACAAATCGGAATCATCACAAAATCCTAGAGAAAACACTACTAAAAGATCACAAGAACATATTTCATCAACAACAACGACAACACAAGAACATCACAAGCACAAAAATGCCGACACCGGAAGGGAAGGGTGCTACCGTCGTTGTTGTAGGGACGCCGGGCCGCCgttgcctcccctcccgctggatccggcggaggggagggtgccaTCCCTACCTGCCaccgtgggagggggagggggagggggagagtgaacggcgccgccgctggtggaggagggggagcctcccctcccgctggatccggcggaggggatgACGCCGCACCCGCCCGCCACCGtgcgagggggagggggaacgGCACCACCATCggaagggaaggaggagcggTGCCGCCGCGGTGGAGGGGGATAGGTGCGGTGTGAGGGagcggagggagccgccgccgctggacctgctcgccgccgccggatctgcccGCGGCTGCTGCcaacgccgccaccgtcgctggATCCGCCGCGGAAGGAAGGCTAGAGGGGGCAGAGGgagccgcctgccgccgccaaatccgcccgCGGCtaccaccgacgccgccgccaccgccagcggaTCTGCCGCGGGAGGGAGGCTAGAGGGGCCACCGGATCCGCCCTCAGCCATCGCCACCGCGGCCCTCGgccgttgccaccgccgccggagggagAAGAGACGGGAGGAAGAGACGGTCAAGATCCTACGGATGACATGCAGCCTGAGCCGACTCACACTGCTACAAAGAAATCCTGGATGTTGATTTCGATCCAATGACAAAAACTAATGGCCCAGCGGGAGCTAACCGGAACCAACAAGATATTTAGCCGAAAACTCCAATATTTACTCATCATAATATTTTGAtacttaaattttaattattagtatttatttattgttaataATATTagtttcacccgttgcaacgcacgtgcaTAATGCTATCGTTTTATAAACCCGTAGCGAAgaacgggcattttgctagtatagTAATAAATTGTTAAAATGTGATGTGTTATAAAAGGGTGAAGGGAGCATACAAACTCTAAAACTCACAACTGACCAATCTACACCTATAATCGAACGTCCCATTTGTGACTAAACGGTGAAATTATCAAATTAGAGGCCTCTAATTATTTTGAATAAATGCCAATAAAAATTAGTATAAACTGATGCTAAGCACTAAAAGCATAGGTTTTGCAACAAATAACCTAATTAGAAgagaacacacacaaaaaaaaaacaagaagaagaaaccaacgACAAGAATCAAGACAAGCAACAGAAAAGGAGAAGCATCTTTATCTTGCTATGGTTTGTTTAGCTAAGAGAACCAAGGTCTAGTTTCTACAGAATTAAACTTGTCAGATATATCGGAACCACTCTTTTTCCTATACACAAGCACATAGAGATTTGCATTATTGCTCATCTCTGCATGaaccgcagcagcagcatttgAAGGTTGGGCACTTGAGGCAGCtcctgcagcagctgcaggagAAGGAGAAGCAGGTTGGGCACTTGAAGCATCCCCTGCAGCTGCAGGAGGAGAAGCAGGTTGAGCACTTGAACAGCCGGGATGAGAAGCAACTCATCAGACcagagcagcagccgcagcttAGGTTGCAGCCAGGGCAACGGCAACTCGGTTTGCGGACCCGGATGCGGCAGCAGCAGTTTGTGGTGAAGGTGGTGGTCGTCCCGGTGCTCGCCCGGTGGTGGACCTTCTTAGGTGCGGGTTGCAGGGACTGCCGGATCTTCTTGAGCCTTGTCTTCGTTGTGATGTTCTCCATCTCGCGGATGAACTTGGAGAGGTGGCGGATGAAGTCCGGGTACAGCTCCAGGTTGCAATGGCCTCCTCCTTTGATCCATAGCGGATCGTAAGGCTCCCTCGCCAGTTTCCACAGCTCGTTACCATGCGACCAGTTCACGACATCATCATCAGTTCCCTGCCAATATCAATTGGGCATACAATGAAGTTGATACTCAGGAAATTTAGGAAAGAAATGGACACAACACGATTGCGGAGAGCGcattaaataaaatttgacagAGTAAGATAAATTATCAACATTAGATATTATAAAACCCTCATATTATTTGTCTTCAACAAAACAGGTTCGTTTGGTCAGGAAGCTGCTGTTGCATTGGTTTTAAAACTGGTCAAGGTCAAAGTGTGCGTCTGTAGAAAAGATATAGGTCCCCCAGTTTCATGGCATCATCAAAATGGTGGGAAAAGCAACGTTAATTGTTTTTACCTAATTGCCACGAAGTCATTTCATAATCTGAAAATAGGAGGCGTGGAGAGTTATGTGACAGGAAGCCAGGAAATCTAATCTAATCGACAGCTCACATGTAGGTCATGATGATCAATCTATCCACATTGATTTTATAGATGAGTAATGTGCCTCATTATGAAGTGTGATTACTTATAAGGGTTTGTTCcctaaaaataacttataaggGATGTTTCAGTTAGAGGAGTAATGTGCCTCATTATGAAGTGTGATTACTTATAAGGGTTTGTTCcctaaaaataacttataaggGATGTTTCAGTTAGAGCTGTCGATTACATTACATTTCCTGGCTTGGCTTCCTGCCACATAACTCTCCACACCTCCTACTTTCAGATACCTATGCAAGTTTTGGGCCAGAAAATATGGGCCTAACCCCACAGCTGTCTTCAATGACTACACATTTGGCTTAGTCTCAAACAAACCCAGAACAGCAGAAGTTCACAGCGTGACACTGCCATAGTTAGTGGCACCTCCCACCTCCTCATATGTCCTAATGTCCAGCATGTGCTAATGCACATCAGTTGTTCTAATATTCTATGATTTATTTCTTCTTTGAGAGTCCATTCTATTTATTGTATTCCAGTCCAATGGATTAGCCTATAACTGCAGTCGTAAACTAGTTGAAGCAGTTTCAGGTATATAGTATATTACTAAAAGAAATGAGGCCGATTTCTTTTGGTCTTTACTTTaacatgtactacctccgttttttaatagatgacgccgttgactttttctcacatgtttgaccattcgtcttattcaaaaattttatgcaaatgtataagatataaatcacacttaaagtactatgagtaataaaacaacctataacaaaataaattataattacgtaattgttttgaataagacgaatggtcaaacatgtgagaaaaagtcaacggcgtcatctattaaaaaacagagggagtataaaggaATATATGCAACAGTACCTTACTACCCTACTATAACATCTTTTGTATAGTCATGAACTAGCTTGCTAGGACTTGAATACATTGATCGCCTGTTACTAGAACTAGTTTGATTATCTGACTATTTCTCCAATAACCGCAACTAAGTAGCATCGGTAACCACAGCACTACCAAAGCATAAGCAGTTAATTATTCCAAAAGATTGAAAAAGCGGAAGATGCAGATTGATTTGAATGTATAACAAACTATCCAAGAGAACAGCAAATATATACAGAAAAAGATTCCTATTTAATTAGTAAGATACTTACATGAATAACAAGCACTGGGGATTTAACCTTTTTGATTTTCTTCACATTCTGCAGAGGAAAGTTGATCAGATATtagtaaaatataaaaagttactCCTAAAGGCAACAAagctaaagattaaaaagaatAAATCCGATATATTACTTTGTAGATGTCAAAGCAGAAAGTAAAGTTCACATGGCAAACAACTCGGAGGCCTGACAGTATAGCGCTATGAAGAACCACGCCACGCAATCTTGGTAAACGGGAAGCTAAATGCAATGTAGGTCCACTGCCAACAGATTGTCCATACAAGATAAGGTCTTCCTGACTGATTCCATACTCTGTTTCTAAGCACTGGTAAACTGCCTCAATGTCTGCATATGTATTCTCTTCACTTGGCTGCACTTCAAATAACAAGCATAAGATTGGCGCCTCAAAAGTGTGTTTCTTCAGGAATAAATCAGAAACACTTGATAGTAGTAATTCAGTACAAACGCCAATAAGGGGCAGTATTTAAAAGTTTACATGACATCTGATTTAGCTCAAATGGACATATACCATCCAAGCAGCCATTAATATCCTATAGGCAAAAAAGAGATTCAAACACACCATGCCTAACATTACTAAGGTGGGAATTCTCCCTGTACTGAAAGCAGGTTTCTCAGCATTGATGACCGAAAATAATCAAGATAGGATGGCATTCACTTTTTTGAAACTTCAAGAATGAATCAAACAATTAAATAACAGTAAACAACTCCACTTAAATAGAGAACATGTATGTGGTGATATCCAGTGCAcgacatatattataaaaatatagcgCCCAAATATCTAATGGGCTGACATATTTCGACAGCAAGCATGGCTAAAAACAAAAGCTATAAGGATATAACAATAAGTTAAAAACATAGTGATGATTGCTATCATGGAGAAGCAGTTTAAGATGCACTGGCCATGCTATGCCTGAAATGCACCAGTCAGGTATGGGCCAAACTCTCTTCTGGTAGAGATACATGCAGCATATTCTTGAAAAGTGAAACTGAACCACAGTTGTCGAGGTATCTAGCATGTATAGATCCTTTCAGATTTATTACGGCAACTTTCTAATTAGGCTGCTACAATCCTAATTATGCCTGCATTAGTCCAGGAACGCTACTAGTAAATTTTACAGCTAGTATAATAAGCAATCACTGGCCAAACTTGAATATCAACTCAGCTGTAGCATGTACATGGCATGATTTAACACAGTTCACACATGATAAATAAGTTACCTTGCCAGTAGATGCTCCATACCCAGAGTAGTCATATCTGCATACAAAATTACATGGTAAATTCCACCAGTATGTTCTCATAACTGTACCTCCAAAACATATTGaaatcataaattcataatgAAAGGGGAAATGAACTGCTTCCTGGAGTAATGACTGGACTACTTATGTGATAAGATTAAGGATGCTCTGGACTAAAACCAGTGATATGCAATAATTTGAACAATTAGTGAAACTTCAGGACTGAACAGAACATGCTACAATTCATTATTGAGCAACTCCCCAAAATACCTAGTGGGGAAAAAGTAGCAgcaactcccccccccccccccctcccccacatACCCACCATTCCCAATTATTTGTCTGCTTTCAATTATCTCATGCTTAACAAAACCAATACATGCATTGCACACTACTACTCACAAATTTCACCAAAGCAAATTCTTCAATTACACCACAAAGCACAGTATCTCCTAACAAGGAATGCATTGCTTTGCTGCACCACAATCTCTAAGCAATTAAATAAGCATTTGATTTGACTAACAGAGTacataaataaagaaaaagacaaCAGGAAAAGATGCTAGTACTatagtatagatagatagatagatgaccAAGAAAGCAGCATGATAATGGCACCACTAACCCCATCAGATTGACCTTGAGATTGACCTTGAGCTGCACGAAGAGGTCGTAGAGCTGGCCGAGGTCGGCGGCGTTGCCGTGCGAGTAGAGCACggtgaggcgggcggcggggttCCTCAGGTAGAAGGCCACCACCTTGTTCCCCTTCCTGGTGTCCACCAGCAGCACGTCCACGGCGGCGTCCCGCGGGACGCCCGACGCCACcagccgccctccgccgccgcacgcctcgTCCTTCCTGACGGCGTAGGTCGCCGGCTCCGGCGGGAAGAAGGCGAACCTCGCCGCGAGACTGGACACCGTGCACCCCGACAGCATCGGATCAAGCCCTCAGTCATCGACAGGCGGCCCCAAATGCTTTGCTTGCTCGTCAGAGGGAaaacctccccctcctccccaaaCCAACACCAGCAAGAACGATCCTTTTCAAGATGATATTTGCTTTCAATCGATCAAAACGGATCGAAAAAAGAAATTCTGGGTTTCGGAGGATCACAAGCGAATTTCCCGGAACAAAAGGCGGCGCCTGTTCTTGAACCAAAACCGATTCCAAGAAACAACAAACAGATCAAAAAATTTTCTCTCGGTGGAAAGGAAGAGAAAATCACAGCTTCCCCTTCGTCTCTTTCTCcccaaacaacaacaacaacaaaaaatcaaaatcaagaaCAAACCGAATCACTCCCCAATCCAATCAGTCAAGAACAaaaacagaagaagaaaaaaatcaagaacGCCTCGCTCCCGACCCTGGCCAAGAACGCATCGGGGGGAGGAGGTTTTGGGAGGGGTTTAGCGAAGTGTCAACATGAAAagagcagagcagcagcagcagcagcgatggCTGCACCTGCACATTGCACAGCTAGACCTCACACTCTCACAGCCCTCAGCCAGCCACGCACGcccccctgctgctgctggtcacTGCCATTTATTACtcatgagagagagaagagaagagagagagagagagagaggctggtgctggtgctgcgTGGTGCGTGCGTGAGAGAgcgtgcagtgcagtgcagcgcAGGGAAGGAAGAAAGCGAGCGCGTGTGTATCCAGCGTAGCAGCGGCAGATGAAGCTGAAACAGGGCAGCAGAAAGCGCAGGGGATCCCCTCACCTTTGCAAAAGATGGCTTCTTTCTTCACattttcgtttttgttttttgcttGCAACAAATCTTTTTGGTTTTTGTTCGGCTGATTGGATTCTTGCTGGATCCCCGACCAGACTTTCATTCCAGTCATTTCAGTATTCTTTTCAAGTACTTTTGAGGTGAGGTGGTTTTTATTggtatagtagtatttttactATCAGAATTATCGCCAACCGTTTTAATATTATTAGACGGtctatggtttttttttaatagactGTACATCCTTTAAGTGTAGAGACCAGTTTAATccatcatcttaaaaaaaatggttcttTTTAATATCGGTGATTTGATAGAGGCGTCAAAGGTAGTAATTTTATGATCGAGAATATATATAAGTTGGTAAATAGATGCTTCTTATGAGGAATGGTATACTATTGCTTAGgaattaattagaaaaaaaatcagatatttCATGTGATCATGATGAGATTATTGTTCTTACTTAATAACGAAACTCACCGTAGGGTGAATAGTACCACCCGACGAATTATAAATACACGcattcaccttttttttttcaatgatatGGACTAGCACAAAATTTTATTTACTTGTCTTAATATTTCTTTAAACTCTGCCACGGCACCGCTAGAGTGTGGTGTTTGTATGCTTGGAAATGCAGccatttactgtagcacaaaaaaccacaaaaaaaattaaaaaaagagcaATCGGAAAGGACAAAAGACAAAACCTTATTATACCTGTACTGCTTGCTACCAATACATCTGTCTGGATCACCACCTAACCCAAAATTACATGTGATCTCGAAAGGAGAATATTATGTCGACGTAAGCCGCTGTTTTCATGTGCTTTTGGAACAAAGACAAGCACCTCCTGTTAATCAAGGATAATCATCACACATCAGTTTTGGTATTATGATGGTGTTTTGAGACAGATCAGCAGCATGCTAGTATGGTTTAGGCAAGAAAGCTAGGATGTTTGTCTGTCCTTCTCTATACCAACAAGTGGTAgtagaagaaatcaagaaagcaACAAGTCTCCCTTCCATCAGAAGTTGCCAAACCATTCTCCTTTCTTGACTTTGTTCTCATCTCTTGAGCTTCAACAATTTTTGAGGGATTCTTGGCTTTCTCCCATGATTCTAGGCGTGCATATGTACATCTTTTATGGTCTAGCTAGTCTCTAGCCTCTCCCATCCACGTTGCTATATATGGACAATTTGGATGTTGCTTTAGCACTTTGTACTTtgtgtttatatattttgataatgtaGATTGAA
The Oryza glaberrima chromosome 8, OglaRS2, whole genome shotgun sequence DNA segment above includes these coding regions:
- the LOC127783348 gene encoding uncharacterized protein LOC127783348, encoding MASAISRAAARLPLLRLSSQALLPTQIARFRSEFVQPNKPTADGIKFAQAVCDTEMNLASILLVQKSLDEKLAQHKLLSNVSLFEDKEVSQRSEEHSKQLTVQDIQMKKDELLSDIRRVEILEGTLRSLQKTRFQSQDNNICAQRLKGSEDGFTLCYSPLDFVSSAGFFYVYYYYYM
- the LOC127782906 gene encoding uncharacterized protein LOC127782906, with protein sequence MLSGCTVSSLAARFAFFPPEPATYAVRKDEACGGGGRLVASGVPRDAAVDVLLVDTRKGNKVVAFYLRNPAARLTVLYSHGNAADLGQLYDLFVQLKVNLKVNLMGYDYSGYGASTGKPSEENTYADIEAVYQCLETEYGISQEDLILYGQSVGSGPTLHLASRLPRLRGVVLHSAILSGLRVVCHVNFTFCFDIYKNVKKIKKVKSPVLVIHGTDDDVVNWSHGNELWKLAREPYDPLWIKGGGHCNLELYPDFIRHLSKFIREMENITTKTRLKKIRQSLQPAPKKVHHRASTGTTTTFTTNCCCRIRVRKPSCRCPGCNLSCGCCSGLMSCFSSRLFKCSTCFSSCSCRGCFKCPTCFSFSCSCCRSCLKCPTFKCCCCGSCRDEQ